A stretch of the Sphingomonas sp. CL5.1 genome encodes the following:
- a CDS encoding TetR/AcrR family transcriptional regulator, whose protein sequence is MASDRSGGDHGGRRGKTRTAILDAAMQCCTRIGLERVAMSDIATEAGIGRATLYRHFNDFDAILVALISREIADLVLKLKEVAASFSSLEDKAIEPMIYWLREAPRIRILQMLFDHDVASLNRLAFYADEFKLLGEDYCALIFEQAVREGRIRKNVTLKEYAEWITRIQLSLRFYSHYDHDDEERNRDFLRKFLIPSLFLPIYNSTS, encoded by the coding sequence ATGGCGAGCGACAGGTCAGGCGGCGATCACGGAGGCAGGCGGGGGAAGACGCGCACGGCGATTCTCGACGCCGCGATGCAATGCTGCACGCGCATCGGACTCGAGCGCGTGGCCATGAGCGACATTGCGACTGAAGCCGGGATCGGCAGGGCAACGCTTTATCGGCACTTCAACGATTTTGATGCCATATTAGTCGCGTTGATTTCGCGGGAAATTGCCGATCTTGTTCTGAAGTTGAAAGAAGTCGCGGCGTCATTTTCCTCATTGGAGGACAAGGCGATCGAGCCCATGATATATTGGCTAAGGGAAGCGCCGAGAATCCGCATATTGCAAATGCTGTTCGATCATGACGTCGCATCGCTCAATCGACTGGCTTTCTATGCGGATGAATTCAAGCTTCTGGGTGAGGATTATTGCGCGCTGATTTTCGAGCAGGCCGTGCGAGAGGGAAGAATAAGAAAAAATGTCACCCTGAAAGAATATGCCGAGTGGATCACGAGAATTCAGCTATCTCTCAGATTTTATTCTCACTACGATCATGACGACGAGGAGAGAAATAGAGATTTTCTCCGAAAATTCTTGATTCCTTCGTTATTTTTGCCGATTTATAATAGTACTTCATAA
- a CDS encoding glycosidase, which translates to MPLSQDKATAALPDPPVRDTVAPNGVTLDFNVQQIEDVSIDGPPELLARDLMSPFVWRDPNGRFGMMVRAVVAAGAPLTDTGQIWAGWSDDGVSFAMLPRPVIVPGPDVSDAGGVEDPTVVIDLDGGYVVYYTGVLADMAHGDLCYASGTAIDRLEKHGIALASSKSRGNTKEATVERASDGQWRLFYEYAVEESSRIGLAIGAGVAGPWIEMPPPLLPRENNWDDWHLSTGPLLTHPEALPVMFYNGATHDARWRIGWVAFDRDYGGVIARGIQPLITPPPVPDRSAPDIAFAASTVMVDREIWLYYSLEDRRLARARIRRS; encoded by the coding sequence ATGCCGCTTTCCCAAGACAAGGCAACCGCTGCGTTACCAGATCCGCCGGTTCGCGACACCGTTGCGCCCAATGGCGTCACCCTCGATTTCAACGTCCAGCAGATCGAGGACGTGTCGATCGATGGACCGCCGGAGCTGCTGGCCCGCGATCTGATGAGCCCTTTCGTCTGGCGTGACCCGAACGGGCGGTTCGGCATGATGGTGCGCGCGGTGGTCGCGGCGGGCGCCCCGCTTACCGATACCGGCCAGATCTGGGCGGGATGGAGCGACGATGGCGTGAGCTTCGCGATGCTTCCGCGCCCGGTCATCGTCCCCGGTCCCGATGTGAGCGATGCGGGCGGGGTGGAAGACCCCACCGTGGTGATTGATCTCGATGGCGGTTATGTCGTTTATTATACGGGGGTGCTCGCCGACATGGCGCATGGCGATCTGTGCTACGCGAGCGGGACGGCGATAGACCGGCTGGAAAAGCACGGGATCGCGCTCGCCTCCTCGAAATCACGCGGGAATACCAAGGAGGCGACGGTCGAGCGCGCCAGCGACGGGCAATGGCGGCTGTTCTACGAATATGCGGTGGAGGAATCCTCGCGGATCGGGCTCGCGATCGGCGCGGGCGTCGCCGGTCCCTGGATCGAAATGCCCCCGCCGTTGCTCCCTCGCGAGAACAATTGGGACGACTGGCATTTGTCGACCGGCCCGCTGTTGACGCACCCGGAGGCTCTGCCCGTGATGTTCTACAATGGTGCGACACACGATGCGCGCTGGCGAATAGGCTGGGTGGCGTTCGATCGCGACTATGGCGGCGTGATAGCGCGCGGCATCCAGCCCCTGATCACGCCGCCGCCCGTCCCGGACCGCTCCGCTCCCGATATAGCCTTCGCCGCCTCGACCGTCATGGTCGATCGTGAGATCTGGCTTTATTACTCGCTGGAGGACCGGCGGCTCGCCCGTGCCCGTATCCGCCGCAGTTGA
- a CDS encoding acyl-CoA carboxylase subunit beta → MGNWDAILGELQRKRDFATAMGGPERLDRHRRAGKLNARERAAALFDEGNFVELGAFAGNLSEGGEASAPADGLIAGFGRIDGGPVLAGIEDFTVLAGSIGDAGSAKRYRLAQLARQERVPLVFMLEGAGHRLTNEHSTPAPGDLQALVELSGLVPMVCLVMGPSAGHGALTAPLSDFVVMTEAASLFAAGPPIVKAALGETATKEELGGPAVHVKASGLAHNLVTDDSAAIAMARSYLSYFPRNAWEGSSRTEGPDMQPRMLDGILDLIHPDPRIPFDARVLLRMLADEGAVLEVQPDFGGTLVTALARLGGRSVAIVANNPAVRAGAVDSAAAQKAAHFLEVADAFHLPVIFLADNPGVLPGTASERAGVLRSAARMFTVQHRLRTPKLHVTLRKAFGFGSSIMGMNPFDGQTLTLAFPAISLGAMPAASGAAAAGLGEAARARAIAEQTAGAWAMSDKMVYDAVIDPRELRNALLDGLSLVSARLDRPSEPRPGGVTP, encoded by the coding sequence TTGGGCAATTGGGACGCCATTCTCGGCGAACTCCAGCGCAAGCGCGATTTCGCCACGGCGATGGGTGGACCGGAACGCCTTGATCGTCACCGGCGCGCCGGGAAATTGAACGCCCGGGAGCGCGCGGCGGCGCTGTTCGATGAGGGGAATTTCGTCGAGCTAGGCGCCTTTGCAGGCAACCTGAGCGAGGGTGGGGAAGCCTCCGCGCCGGCGGACGGCCTGATTGCCGGATTCGGCCGGATCGACGGCGGGCCCGTACTGGCGGGGATCGAGGATTTCACGGTGTTGGCCGGGTCGATTGGCGACGCGGGTTCCGCAAAGCGCTATCGACTGGCGCAACTTGCCCGACAGGAGCGGGTGCCGCTCGTATTCATGCTTGAGGGCGCCGGACACCGCCTGACGAATGAGCATTCCACGCCCGCTCCGGGTGATCTTCAGGCGCTCGTGGAATTGTCCGGGTTGGTGCCGATGGTCTGCCTCGTGATGGGGCCTTCGGCGGGACATGGCGCGCTGACCGCGCCGCTCAGCGATTTCGTCGTGATGACCGAAGCCGCCTCGCTGTTCGCGGCCGGGCCGCCGATCGTGAAGGCCGCGCTCGGCGAAACCGCGACGAAGGAGGAACTGGGCGGGCCGGCGGTGCATGTGAAGGCTTCCGGGCTCGCGCATAATCTTGTCACCGACGATTCCGCCGCCATCGCCATGGCGCGATCCTATCTGTCCTATTTCCCGCGCAACGCGTGGGAGGGATCTTCCAGAACGGAAGGGCCGGATATGCAGCCGCGAATGCTCGATGGCATTCTGGATCTTATCCATCCCGATCCGCGCATCCCGTTCGACGCACGCGTGTTGCTGCGCATGCTCGCTGACGAGGGCGCTGTGCTGGAGGTGCAGCCCGACTTTGGCGGGACGCTCGTCACCGCGCTGGCGCGACTTGGCGGACGAAGTGTCGCGATCGTCGCCAACAATCCCGCGGTGCGCGCCGGAGCGGTCGATTCGGCGGCGGCGCAGAAAGCCGCGCATTTTCTGGAGGTGGCGGATGCCTTCCATCTGCCCGTCATCTTCCTCGCGGACAATCCAGGCGTGTTGCCCGGAACCGCATCCGAGCGGGCTGGCGTGCTGCGTAGCGCCGCCCGCATGTTCACCGTCCAGCACCGACTGCGTACGCCGAAGCTGCATGTCACCTTGCGCAAGGCGTTCGGATTCGGCTCCTCGATCATGGGGATGAACCCGTTCGACGGGCAGACGCTGACCCTCGCCTTCCCCGCGATCAGTCTTGGGGCGATGCCGGCGGCGAGCGGCGCGGCGGCGGCCGGGCTTGGGGAAGCCGCGCGCGCAAGGGCGATCGCCGAGCAGACGGCGGGCGCTTGGGCAATGAGTGACAAGATGGTCTATGACGCGGTGATCGATCCTCGCGAATTGAGGAATGCCCTGCTCGACGGCCTGTCGTTAGTGTCGGCGCGGCTGGACAGGCCGTCGGAGCCGAGACCCGGCGGCGTCACGCCATAA
- a CDS encoding SDR family NAD(P)-dependent oxidoreductase gives MPRTVLVTGAESGIGAACAVAFGAEGDRVAIGYYADEDAARVSAAAVVAAGGDAMIVQCHVDSEQSVDQAFIAIEERWGTVSVLVNSAGRNMSGVLVRDMALPQWENLLSTDLTGAFLTSRRFLRARGAGSAPAAIIHISSIHAYAVRAGGADYCAAKGGLSRLVETLAIEEAPNGVRVNAIAPGMILTPMNAHAETDATYRRSLERNIPLGRAGTADEVADLAVFLASTKANYITGAQMVIDGGLSLMRGLGA, from the coding sequence ATGCCGCGAACGGTGTTGGTGACGGGGGCTGAATCGGGCATCGGCGCGGCGTGCGCGGTGGCTTTCGGTGCCGAGGGCGACCGTGTCGCCATTGGTTATTATGCGGATGAGGATGCGGCACGCGTCAGCGCGGCCGCTGTCGTGGCTGCGGGCGGGGACGCCATGATCGTGCAATGCCACGTTGATAGCGAACAGTCGGTCGATCAGGCGTTCATCGCGATCGAGGAGCGTTGGGGCACCGTTTCCGTGCTGGTCAATTCGGCTGGGCGAAACATGAGTGGCGTGCTCGTGCGCGACATGGCGTTGCCCCAGTGGGAAAATCTGCTCTCGACCGACCTTACTGGCGCATTTCTCACATCGCGGCGCTTCCTCAGGGCGCGCGGCGCCGGGAGCGCCCCGGCCGCGATCATCCATATTTCGTCGATCCATGCCTATGCCGTCCGTGCCGGTGGCGCCGATTATTGCGCGGCGAAGGGCGGCCTCTCGCGGCTGGTGGAGACCCTGGCGATTGAGGAGGCGCCCAATGGCGTGCGGGTCAACGCCATCGCGCCGGGGATGATCCTCACGCCAATGAATGCGCACGCCGAAACAGACGCGACCTATCGTCGATCGCTGGAACGGAACATCCCGCTGGGCCGGGCGGGCACCGCGGACGAAGTCGCTGACCTTGCGGTGTTCCTTGCCTCGACGAAGGCAAATTATATCACCGGCGCGCAAATGGTGATCGATGGGGGCCTGTCGCTGATGCGGGGATTGGGTGCGTGA
- a CDS encoding DUF885 family protein: MNRRSFLGHASIAALAAGLPAVAHATAAATATGSGDARLHALLDRIFADRLVSNPEGATRLGLDTGKNAALKSQLEGRGALDAARNLTRAKSEFAAIRAIDPATLGEDARLDFDVVTWQLERSIAGQERFHYGSNGGRFSPYLLSQLTGAYQDIPDFLDTQHRVKDAADADAYLARLGAFATVLDQETEQQRIDAGKGVFAPDYILDTTLKQFAALRDRPAAETGLVTGFAEKLKKAWLPPERATQAASLVADKVFPALDRQRALVKELRGKAVHDAGVWRLPDGDAYYAAAAEAATTAQLTGDEIHKLGLEQVAEISARIDGILKTQGMTQGTVGARLVALNERPDQVFPNTDEGRAALLEQLNQQIRRMAPRLPEQFATLPKAPVEVRRVPPAIQADAPGGYYQNASLDGSRPGIYYINLRDTFDRPKFGLATLTHHEAIPGHHLQVMLALESKDIPLIRRRGFFSGYSEGWALYSEQLADEMGMFAGDPLGQVGYLQSLLFRATRLVVDSGMHAKRWSREKATDYLIAITGIARGRSQGEIDRYTVWPGQACSYKIGHTVWTKLRDEARAKAGANWDPRAFHSVLLKGAMPLTVLEKLVRARMA; this comes from the coding sequence ATGAATCGCCGCTCGTTTCTTGGCCACGCCAGTATCGCCGCCCTGGCCGCCGGCCTGCCGGCCGTCGCTCACGCCACAGCCGCCGCCACCGCAACCGGCAGCGGCGATGCGAGGCTCCACGCCCTGCTCGATCGGATTTTCGCCGACCGGCTGGTCAGCAACCCCGAAGGCGCTACCCGGCTCGGGCTCGATACCGGCAAGAACGCCGCGCTGAAGTCGCAGCTCGAGGGGCGCGGCGCGCTCGATGCCGCGCGCAATCTCACCCGCGCCAAGAGCGAGTTCGCCGCGATCCGGGCGATCGATCCGGCGACGCTCGGCGAGGACGCGCGGCTCGATTTCGATGTCGTCACCTGGCAGCTCGAACGCAGCATCGCCGGACAGGAGCGGTTCCACTATGGCTCTAACGGCGGGCGCTTCTCGCCCTATCTGCTGAGCCAGCTGACGGGCGCCTATCAGGATATCCCCGATTTTCTCGATACCCAGCATCGCGTGAAGGATGCGGCCGATGCCGACGCCTATCTGGCGCGGCTCGGCGCCTTTGCCACAGTGCTCGATCAGGAGACCGAGCAGCAGCGCATCGATGCCGGCAAAGGGGTGTTCGCGCCCGATTATATTCTCGACACCACGCTCAAGCAGTTCGCCGCGCTGCGTGACAGGCCCGCGGCGGAAACCGGCCTCGTCACCGGCTTTGCGGAAAAGCTGAAGAAGGCCTGGCTGCCGCCGGAACGCGCGACGCAGGCCGCCAGCCTGGTAGCGGACAAGGTGTTCCCCGCGCTCGATCGGCAGCGCGCGCTGGTCAAGGAATTGCGCGGCAAGGCGGTGCATGACGCCGGCGTGTGGCGCCTGCCGGACGGCGATGCCTATTACGCCGCCGCCGCCGAAGCCGCGACCACCGCGCAACTGACCGGCGACGAGATCCACAAGCTCGGGCTGGAGCAGGTCGCGGAAATCAGCGCGCGGATCGACGGCATCCTGAAAACCCAGGGAATGACGCAGGGCACCGTCGGCGCCCGGCTGGTCGCGCTCAACGAGCGGCCGGATCAGGTCTTTCCCAATACCGACGAGGGCCGCGCCGCGCTGCTCGAACAGCTCAACCAGCAGATCCGCCGGATGGCGCCACGGCTGCCCGAGCAATTCGCCACTCTCCCCAAGGCCCCGGTCGAGGTGCGCCGCGTACCCCCGGCGATCCAGGCCGACGCACCGGGCGGCTATTATCAGAACGCCTCGCTCGATGGCTCGCGTCCGGGCATCTATTACATCAACCTGCGCGACACGTTCGACCGGCCCAAGTTCGGCCTCGCCACACTGACTCACCACGAGGCGATCCCGGGGCACCATCTGCAGGTGATGCTGGCGCTCGAATCCAAGGATATCCCGCTGATCCGCCGGCGCGGTTTCTTCAGCGGCTATTCGGAAGGCTGGGCGCTCTATTCGGAGCAACTGGCGGACGAAATGGGGATGTTCGCGGGCGATCCGCTCGGACAGGTCGGCTATCTCCAGTCGCTGCTGTTCCGTGCGACGCGGCTGGTGGTTGATTCTGGGATGCACGCCAAGCGCTGGAGCCGCGAGAAGGCGACAGACTATCTCATCGCCATCACCGGCATCGCGCGCGGCCGCAGCCAGGGCGAGATCGATCGCTACACGGTCTGGCCGGGCCAGGCGTGCAGCTACAAGATCGGCCACACCGTCTGGACCAAGTTGCGCGACGAGGCCCGTGCCAAGGCCGGCGCGAACTGGGACCCGCGCGCCTTCCATTCGGTGCTGCTGAAGGGCGCGATGCCGCTCACCGTATTGGAAAAACTGGTCCGCGCGCGCATGGCATGA